From the genome of Streptomyces sp. V1I1, one region includes:
- a CDS encoding transcriptional regulator, which translates to MQPNTLLDALLDEAGISNAGLAARVNQAGRARGLSLRYEHTAVARWLKGQRPRGQVPDLICEVLASRLHRAITLSDIGLGMPGESVTPPGSPLSGFVERATALWRSDEQQRRHIIEAPAVTGTPAVMPVWEWENPPEDSDVSRSGQTRVSMADIKMLRAARAHYELMYRKAGGIATRARIVGFLNAETAPLLRGAYSDALGRQLHRATGGLVAVAGICAYDSDAHGLAQRYFHQALRLAKASGDRGLGAYVIALLVNQSLFMAEHRQAVAFAEAALRAAGRQLTPALAADLYAMQAKAYAHLGDGGSALRCIRRAESEAERIRPGSEPDETGYVQPGLVNVQVAEALLSLGDLPGAREHATAAVDTPAHDRGRVHRLAMLSQIELRQGEVDRAARTAAEMVERARGMESQRLRDRLRAVREHLVASGCSNADEAAELIDGALRVPL; encoded by the coding sequence ATGCAGCCCAATACCCTGCTCGACGCCCTGCTCGACGAGGCAGGCATCTCCAACGCGGGCCTCGCCGCCCGCGTCAATCAGGCGGGCCGGGCCAGAGGCCTGTCACTGCGGTACGAACACACGGCCGTGGCACGGTGGTTGAAGGGCCAGCGCCCGCGCGGCCAGGTGCCCGACCTGATCTGCGAGGTGCTCGCGAGCCGACTGCACCGGGCCATAACGCTGAGCGACATCGGCCTGGGTATGCCCGGCGAGTCGGTCACGCCGCCCGGCTCGCCGCTCTCCGGTTTCGTGGAGCGCGCCACCGCGCTGTGGCGCTCCGACGAACAGCAACGACGGCACATAATCGAGGCGCCCGCGGTCACCGGCACGCCCGCGGTGATGCCCGTATGGGAGTGGGAGAACCCTCCGGAGGACTCCGACGTCTCCCGCTCGGGGCAGACGCGCGTCAGCATGGCCGACATCAAAATGCTGCGCGCCGCCCGGGCGCACTACGAGCTGATGTACCGCAAGGCGGGCGGCATCGCCACCCGGGCCCGGATAGTCGGCTTCCTCAACGCCGAGACCGCGCCTCTGCTGCGCGGCGCCTACAGCGACGCGCTGGGCCGCCAACTGCACCGTGCGACAGGCGGTCTGGTGGCGGTCGCCGGTATCTGCGCGTACGACTCCGATGCGCACGGCCTCGCCCAGCGCTACTTCCATCAGGCGCTGCGGCTCGCAAAGGCCAGTGGCGACCGGGGACTTGGCGCGTATGTCATCGCGCTGCTGGTCAACCAGTCGCTGTTCATGGCCGAGCACCGGCAGGCGGTGGCCTTCGCGGAGGCGGCGCTGCGGGCGGCCGGGCGGCAGCTCACCCCGGCGCTGGCCGCCGATCTGTATGCGATGCAGGCGAAGGCGTACGCACATCTCGGCGACGGCGGCAGCGCGCTGCGGTGCATCCGGCGCGCGGAGTCGGAGGCGGAGCGGATCCGTCCTGGGTCCGAGCCGGACGAGACCGGCTACGTCCAGCCGGGGCTGGTGAACGTCCAGGTCGCGGAGGCCCTGCTCAGCCTCGGTGATCTGCCCGGGGCACGCGAGCACGCCACGGCGGCCGTCGACACTCCGGCGCACGACCGTGGCCGGGTCCACCGGCTCGCCATGCTCAGCCAGATCGAGCTGCGCCAGGGCGAGGTGGACCGGGCGGCGCGGACGGCTGCGGAGATGGTGGAGCGGGCGAGGGGGATGGAGTCGCAGCGGCTCAGGGACCGGCTGCGCGCGGTGCGCGAGCATCTCGTGGCGAGCGGTTGCAGCAATGCCGACGAGGCGGCCGAACTCATCGACGGGGCACTCCGCGTTCCCCTCTGA
- a CDS encoding histidine phosphatase family protein — MSVRITLVAAARSSSLLTERFDDDRPLDQAGWHEVQLNAYRLVPLSAAELRYCSPTARSRATGDALGFAPLAQPALRDCDMGRWRGLTLAEVTAREPAAVDAWLADPRSAPHGGEPLLAFISRIGGWLDTRPADDGASLVAVAEPAVVRAALVYALKAPPSSYWNVDVRPLSTVALTGQAGCWSLRLETAA; from the coding sequence ATGAGTGTCCGGATCACGCTGGTCGCCGCCGCGCGCAGTTCCTCCCTGCTCACCGAGCGGTTCGATGACGACCGGCCGCTCGACCAGGCCGGCTGGCACGAGGTGCAGCTCAACGCGTACCGGCTGGTGCCGCTCAGCGCCGCCGAGTTGCGCTACTGCTCGCCGACCGCCCGCAGCCGGGCGACCGGCGACGCACTCGGCTTCGCTCCGCTCGCCCAGCCCGCGCTGCGCGACTGCGACATGGGCCGCTGGCGCGGCCTCACGCTCGCGGAGGTCACGGCCCGTGAACCGGCGGCCGTCGACGCCTGGCTCGCCGACCCGCGCTCCGCGCCGCACGGCGGCGAGCCGCTGCTGGCGTTCATCTCGCGCATAGGGGGCTGGCTGGACACGAGGCCGGCCGACGACGGTGCTTCCCTCGTCGCGGTCGCCGAGCCCGCCGTCGTACGAGCGGCACTGGTATATGCCCTCAAAGCGCCGCCCTCGTCGTACTGGAACGTGGACGTCCGCCCGCTGTCGACCGTCGCCCTCACCGGTCAGGCGGGCTGCTGGAGCCTGCGCCTGGAGACGGCCGCCTGA
- a CDS encoding 3-hydroxybutyryl-CoA dehydrogenase → MADIARVGVVGCGQMGAGIAEVCARSGLEVKVAETTGEALEIGRTRLYNSLSKAAERGKITEEERDATLDRLSFTTDLGEFADRDLVIEAVVENEQVKTEIFQVLDQVVTRQDAILASNTSSIPLVKLAVATSRPDQVIGIHFFNPAPVQKLVELIPALTTSEETIKRSEAVVQNVLDKHPIRAQDRSGFVVNALLIPYLLSAIRMFESGIASREDIDNGMELGCAHPMGPLKLSDLIGLDTVASVADSMYAEFKEPLYAAPPLLQRMVDAGRLGRKTGSGFYPYS, encoded by the coding sequence ATGGCCGACATTGCACGCGTCGGAGTCGTGGGCTGCGGCCAGATGGGCGCAGGCATCGCGGAGGTGTGCGCCCGCAGTGGCCTCGAGGTGAAGGTCGCCGAGACCACGGGCGAGGCCCTGGAGATCGGTCGCACCCGGCTCTACAACTCCCTCTCGAAGGCCGCCGAGCGCGGCAAGATCACCGAGGAGGAGCGCGACGCGACGCTGGACCGGCTCAGCTTCACCACCGACCTCGGGGAGTTCGCCGACCGCGATCTCGTCATCGAGGCCGTCGTGGAGAACGAGCAGGTCAAGACCGAGATCTTCCAGGTGCTCGACCAGGTGGTGACCCGCCAGGACGCGATCCTCGCCTCCAACACCTCCTCCATCCCGCTGGTGAAGCTGGCCGTCGCGACCTCCCGGCCCGACCAGGTCATCGGCATCCACTTCTTCAACCCCGCCCCGGTGCAGAAGCTCGTCGAGCTGATCCCGGCGCTGACCACCTCCGAGGAGACGATCAAGCGCTCCGAGGCCGTGGTCCAGAACGTGCTGGACAAGCACCCGATCCGCGCCCAGGACCGCTCGGGCTTCGTGGTGAACGCCCTGCTCATCCCGTATCTCCTCTCCGCGATCCGGATGTTCGAGTCGGGCATCGCCAGCCGCGAGGACATCGACAACGGCATGGAGCTGGGCTGCGCCCACCCGATGGGTCCGCTGAAGCTCTCCGACCTGATCGGCCTCGACACCGTCGCTTCGGTCGCCGACTCGATGTACGCGGAGTTCAAGGAGCCGCTGTACGCCGCTCCCCCGCTGCTGCAGCGGATGGTGGACGCGGGCCGCCTCGGCCGCAAGACGGGCTCCGGGTTCTACCCGTACTCCTGA
- a CDS encoding PP2C family protein-serine/threonine phosphatase, whose product MIRIRSRGPFPVSRWARAARAEDSRAGRLLPLLLPTAWGVAALTWKIACPADEPESLCQRIVTGVVFFTVGTALVLGIRRQLSRELRRVRAVAHAAQRVLLRPPPPRLDGLALAAGQLSVSRGAAIGGDLYEAVATPYGVRIVIGDVRGHGLAAIGAVAAVLGSFREAAYDEPELGGVLGRLDRAMQRYLRERARDEHPAAGGGEPHCPSAEEFVTVLLLEIGTDGSVVALNCGHPWPYRLGRRGAKPLACGDPLPPLGMFPLPAELPVHRCARLLSGEALFLHTDGAADARDASGKFFGLEAVLADAALGSPVSPAAVITTVHSELLRHTGGRLADDVALLVLRNDRSRVPAQCGDTALRRTRPEPSNR is encoded by the coding sequence ATGATCCGTATCAGGTCTCGGGGCCCCTTTCCGGTCTCGCGGTGGGCGAGGGCAGCGCGCGCGGAGGATTCACGGGCAGGGCGGCTGCTCCCCTTGCTGCTTCCCACCGCCTGGGGCGTCGCGGCCCTCACCTGGAAGATCGCCTGCCCGGCCGACGAGCCCGAGAGCCTGTGCCAACGGATCGTCACCGGCGTTGTGTTCTTCACGGTCGGCACCGCGCTTGTGCTCGGCATCAGGCGGCAGTTGAGCCGCGAGCTCAGACGTGTCCGCGCGGTCGCCCACGCCGCCCAGCGGGTGCTGCTGCGTCCGCCGCCGCCGCGCCTGGACGGTCTCGCTCTCGCCGCGGGCCAGCTGTCGGTGAGCCGCGGTGCCGCGATCGGCGGTGATCTGTACGAGGCGGTGGCCACCCCGTACGGCGTCCGCATCGTCATCGGCGATGTCCGCGGCCATGGTCTCGCCGCGATCGGTGCGGTCGCGGCGGTGCTCGGCAGTTTCCGGGAGGCCGCCTACGACGAGCCCGAACTGGGCGGTGTCCTTGGGCGGTTGGACCGGGCGATGCAGCGGTATCTGCGGGAGCGGGCCAGGGACGAGCATCCGGCGGCCGGCGGGGGAGAGCCGCACTGCCCGTCGGCGGAGGAGTTCGTCACCGTACTGCTGCTGGAGATCGGCACGGACGGGAGCGTGGTGGCTCTCAACTGCGGTCATCCATGGCCGTATCGGCTCGGTCGCCGTGGGGCGAAGCCGCTCGCCTGCGGCGATCCGCTGCCGCCGCTCGGCATGTTTCCGCTCCCCGCCGAACTGCCCGTGCACCGGTGTGCGCGGCTGCTGTCCGGCGAGGCGCTGTTCCTGCACACGGACGGAGCGGCGGACGCCCGTGACGCGTCGGGGAAGTTCTTCGGTCTGGAAGCCGTGCTCGCCGATGCCGCGCTCGGCTCACCGGTCTCGCCCGCCGCCGTGATCACCACCGTTCACTCGGAGTTGCTGCGGCACACCGGTGGGCGGCTCGCCGACGATGTGGCGCTGCTGGTGCTGCGCAACGACCGCTCGCGGGTGCCGGCGCAGTGCGGGGACACCGCCCTGCGCCGTACCCGGCCGGAACCCTCCAATCGCTAG
- a CDS encoding DUF1918 domain-containing protein has product MQANVGDTLLVHGRTVGQHDKTAEVVEVLGQKGNPPYRVRFDDGHEALLSPGPDTVVRHHEQT; this is encoded by the coding sequence ATGCAAGCAAACGTGGGCGACACGCTGCTGGTACACGGCAGGACCGTGGGACAGCACGACAAGACCGCCGAAGTCGTCGAGGTACTGGGGCAGAAGGGCAACCCCCCGTACCGCGTACGCTTCGACGACGGGCATGAGGCGCTGCTGTCTCCGGGCCCCGACACTGTCGTGCGCCACCACGAGCAGACCTGA
- a CDS encoding DMT family transporter has product MTAQDSATRTNSIAVSSGTLLAALGVIAFSLTFPSTVWGLESFGPWSLVAVRSALAALIAGGFLLVMRIPLPDRRHWAGLVVVAGGVVVGFPLLTTLALRTSTTSHAAVVVGLLPLTTAAFAAVRTGRRPSRTFWLAALAGAAVVIAFTVQQSGGALQTGDLYLFGALLVCAAGYTEGGRLARHMPGWQVIGWALILCLPLALAGSALALAFEPVRLTAHGVIGLLWVAAGSTFFGLYVWYRGMASIGIAKASQLQLAQPLLTLVWSVSLLDERLSPAAPVAAVAVLVCIAVTQRARS; this is encoded by the coding sequence ATGACAGCACAGGATAGCGCTACCCGCACCAACTCGATAGCGGTCAGCAGCGGCACCCTCCTCGCCGCACTCGGCGTCATCGCGTTCTCGCTCACCTTCCCGTCCACCGTCTGGGGCCTGGAGAGCTTCGGCCCCTGGTCCCTGGTCGCCGTACGGAGCGCCCTCGCCGCCCTGATCGCCGGCGGTTTTCTGCTGGTGATGCGGATACCGCTCCCCGACCGCCGGCACTGGGCGGGCCTCGTCGTGGTGGCCGGCGGTGTGGTGGTGGGCTTTCCGCTGCTGACGACGCTCGCGCTGCGGACCTCCACCACCTCGCACGCCGCCGTGGTGGTGGGGCTGCTGCCGCTGACCACCGCCGCTTTCGCGGCCGTCCGCACCGGCCGCCGCCCCTCGCGCACCTTCTGGCTGGCCGCGCTCGCCGGCGCGGCCGTGGTGATCGCCTTCACCGTGCAGCAGAGCGGCGGCGCGCTCCAGACCGGTGACCTGTATCTCTTCGGCGCGCTGCTGGTCTGCGCGGCTGGTTACACCGAGGGCGGCAGGCTGGCGCGCCATATGCCGGGCTGGCAGGTGATCGGCTGGGCACTGATCCTCTGCCTGCCGCTCGCGCTGGCGGGATCGGCCCTCGCCCTGGCCTTCGAGCCGGTCCGGCTGACGGCGCACGGCGTGATCGGACTGCTCTGGGTCGCAGCCGGTTCAACCTTCTTCGGTCTGTACGTCTGGTACCGGGGCATGGCCTCCATCGGCATCGCCAAGGCCAGCCAGCTCCAGCTCGCTCAGCCGCTGCTCACCCTCGTCTGGTCGGTGTCCCTGCTGGACGAACGGCTCTCCCCCGCCGCCCCGGTTGCGGCCGTGGCCGTCCTGGTGTGCATCGCGGTGACGCAGCGGGCCCGAAGCTGA
- a CDS encoding glycoside hydrolase family 10 protein — MGRIGRRGFVLTAAGVLAALATGGDAAARPVGSSAGAARRRHKPLPEFRGMWLATVANRDWPSLPGLTADEQRCELLDHLDTAVARKLNAVVLQVRPTADALWPSPHEPWSQYLTGVQGQHPGWDPLGTAVREAHLRDLELHAWFNPYRVATHTDPFRLVENHPARVHPEWVLPYGGKLYYNPGIPEVRAFVQDAMTDAVSRYDIDAVHFDDYFYPYPVAGQVFDDDETYARYGAGFPDKAAWRRDNIDRLIREMADRIKKAKKNVAFGISPFGVWRNVATDPLGSDTTAGVQTYDNLHADTRKWIKQGWIDYVVPQLYWHIGFGPADYAKLLPWWSDVVRGTGVRLYAGEALYKAGDPAQPAPWQDPAELSRHLTLARTYAEVSGHCFFSAKEVMADPVGAMARVVADHYPTRVLPPA, encoded by the coding sequence ATGGGGCGTATCGGGAGAAGAGGGTTCGTGCTGACGGCGGCCGGAGTGCTGGCCGCGCTGGCGACGGGCGGGGACGCCGCCGCCCGGCCCGTCGGCTCGTCGGCCGGCGCCGCGCGGCGCCGGCACAAGCCGCTCCCGGAGTTCCGCGGCATGTGGCTCGCGACCGTCGCCAATCGCGACTGGCCGTCCCTGCCCGGCCTCACCGCAGACGAGCAGCGCTGCGAACTCCTCGACCACCTCGACACCGCCGTCGCCCGCAAGCTGAACGCCGTGGTCCTCCAGGTCAGGCCCACCGCGGACGCCCTGTGGCCCTCGCCGCACGAGCCCTGGTCGCAGTACCTCACCGGCGTACAGGGGCAGCACCCCGGCTGGGACCCGCTGGGCACCGCCGTGCGCGAGGCCCATCTGCGCGATCTGGAGCTGCACGCCTGGTTCAACCCGTACCGCGTCGCGACCCACACCGACCCGTTCCGTCTGGTCGAGAACCACCCGGCCCGGGTGCACCCGGAGTGGGTACTGCCGTACGGCGGGAAGCTGTACTACAACCCCGGCATCCCGGAGGTCCGGGCCTTCGTCCAGGACGCGATGACGGACGCCGTCAGCCGCTACGACATCGACGCGGTCCACTTCGACGACTACTTCTATCCGTATCCGGTGGCCGGCCAGGTCTTCGACGACGACGAGACCTACGCCCGGTACGGCGCGGGCTTCCCGGACAAGGCCGCCTGGCGGCGGGACAACATCGACCGGCTGATCAGAGAGATGGCCGACCGGATCAAGAAGGCCAAGAAGAACGTCGCGTTCGGAATCAGCCCGTTCGGCGTGTGGCGCAATGTCGCCACCGATCCGCTCGGCTCGGACACCACGGCGGGCGTGCAGACCTACGACAATCTGCACGCCGACACCCGTAAGTGGATCAAGCAGGGCTGGATCGACTACGTCGTACCGCAGCTGTACTGGCACATCGGCTTCGGCCCGGCCGACTACGCCAAGCTGCTGCCCTGGTGGAGCGACGTCGTACGGGGCACGGGTGTCCGTCTCTACGCCGGTGAGGCCCTCTACAAGGCGGGCGACCCCGCCCAGCCCGCTCCCTGGCAGGACCCTGCCGAGCTCTCCCGGCATCTCACGCTGGCGCGCACGTACGCCGAAGTGAGCGGCCACTGCTTCTTCTCGGCCAAAGAGGTCATGGCGGACCCGGTCGGGGCGATGGCCAGGGTGGTGGCCGACCACTATCCGACCAGGGTGCTGCCGCCCGCCTGA
- the pheT gene encoding phenylalanine--tRNA ligase subunit beta, protein MRVPLSWLREYVDLSATETGRDVQTKLIAAGLEVETVEQLGAGLKGPLVVGKVLTIEELTEFKKPIRFCTVDVGMANGTGEPQEIVCGARNFSVGDKVVVVLPGAVLPGDFAIAARNTYGRTSHGMICSGDELGMGDDGSGGIIVLPPEHEVGTDAIELLELVDEVLDIAVTPDRGYCLSMRGVARETAIAYGLPLRDPALLDVPAPNSFGYVVKVSDPVGCDRFTARTVVGLEPEARSPIWLQRRLQKAGMRPISLAVDVTNYVMLEVGQPLHAYDRTRLDGPIGVRRAEPGEKLTTLDGVQRVLDAEDLVITDNRGPIGLAGVMGGANTEIADHDDDTAGATTEVVIEAAHFDAVSIARTARRHKLASEASKRFERGVDPQAASAAAQRTVDLLVLLAGGTAEAGVTEIIAPSAPRTVSMPADHPDRVAGVHYGRETVVRRLQEVGCDVYGQDELVVTVPSWRPDLAEPNDLAEEVIRLEGYENLPSTLPKPPAGRGLTGRQRLHRRIGRALAGAGYVEAPNYPFVGEAVFDQLGLEADDPRRTVVKLVNPLSDEEPALRTTLLPGLLGALRRNDGRGSHDLALFETGLVFRPTGEETVPGTLPVDRRPTDEEIAALNAALPHQPRRVATVLAGAREQAGWWGKGRPADWADAVESARTVAREAGVELIVRADQHAPWHPGRCAALYATVNGEETLVGHAGELHPRVIKALGLPERTCAMEVELDLLQRAGEGSLRAPRISTFPVATQDVALVVSEDVPTAEVEKVLTEGAGELLESIRLFDVFVGSQIGEGKKSLAYALRFRSPDRTLTVEEASAARDAAVALAAERTGAVLRGA, encoded by the coding sequence ATGCGGGTCCCGCTTTCTTGGCTGCGGGAGTACGTCGACCTGTCGGCCACGGAGACCGGCCGCGACGTACAGACCAAGCTCATCGCGGCAGGTCTCGAGGTCGAGACGGTCGAGCAGCTCGGCGCCGGTCTCAAGGGCCCGCTCGTCGTCGGCAAGGTGCTGACCATCGAGGAGCTGACGGAGTTCAAGAAGCCCATCCGCTTCTGCACCGTCGACGTCGGCATGGCCAACGGCACCGGCGAGCCGCAGGAGATCGTCTGCGGCGCGCGCAACTTCTCCGTCGGCGACAAGGTCGTCGTGGTCCTGCCCGGCGCCGTGCTGCCCGGTGACTTCGCGATCGCCGCGCGCAACACGTACGGCAGGACCTCGCACGGCATGATCTGCTCCGGCGACGAGCTCGGCATGGGCGACGACGGCAGCGGTGGCATCATCGTGCTGCCGCCGGAGCACGAGGTCGGCACCGACGCCATCGAGCTGCTCGAGCTTGTCGACGAGGTCCTGGACATCGCCGTCACGCCCGACCGCGGCTACTGCCTCTCGATGCGCGGCGTCGCCCGCGAGACCGCCATTGCGTACGGCCTGCCGCTGCGCGACCCGGCGCTGCTGGACGTGCCCGCACCGAACTCCTTCGGGTACGTGGTCAAGGTCTCCGACCCGGTCGGCTGCGACCGCTTCACCGCGCGCACGGTCGTCGGCCTGGAGCCCGAGGCCCGCTCCCCGATCTGGCTGCAGCGCCGGCTGCAGAAGGCCGGGATGCGCCCGATCTCGCTCGCCGTCGACGTCACCAACTACGTGATGCTCGAAGTCGGTCAGCCGCTGCACGCCTACGACCGGACCCGTCTCGACGGGCCGATCGGGGTGCGCCGCGCCGAGCCCGGCGAGAAGCTCACCACCCTGGACGGCGTGCAGCGGGTGCTGGACGCCGAGGACCTGGTGATCACCGACAACCGCGGGCCGATCGGCCTCGCGGGCGTCATGGGCGGCGCCAACACCGAGATCGCCGACCACGACGACGACACCGCCGGTGCCACCACCGAGGTCGTCATCGAGGCCGCGCACTTCGACGCCGTGTCCATCGCCCGTACGGCCCGGCGCCACAAGCTCGCCTCCGAGGCGTCCAAGCGCTTCGAGCGCGGCGTCGACCCGCAGGCCGCCTCTGCCGCCGCGCAGCGGACCGTCGACCTGCTGGTGCTGCTCGCCGGCGGCACGGCGGAGGCCGGCGTCACCGAGATCATCGCGCCGTCCGCGCCGCGTACGGTCTCGATGCCCGCCGACCACCCCGACCGTGTCGCGGGCGTCCACTACGGCCGCGAGACCGTCGTACGCCGCCTCCAGGAGGTCGGCTGCGACGTGTACGGGCAGGACGAACTGGTCGTCACCGTCCCGTCCTGGCGTCCCGACCTCGCCGAGCCGAACGATCTCGCCGAAGAGGTCATCCGGCTGGAGGGGTACGAGAACCTGCCCTCCACGCTGCCCAAGCCGCCGGCCGGTCGCGGGCTCACCGGCCGCCAGCGGCTGCACCGCCGCATCGGCCGCGCACTGGCCGGTGCCGGCTATGTCGAGGCGCCGAACTACCCGTTCGTCGGCGAGGCCGTGTTCGACCAGCTCGGCCTGGAAGCGGACGACCCGCGACGCACCGTCGTCAAGCTGGTCAACCCGCTCTCCGACGAGGAGCCGGCGCTGCGCACCACGCTGCTGCCGGGCCTGCTCGGCGCGCTGCGGCGCAACGACGGCCGTGGCTCGCACGACTTGGCCCTCTTCGAGACGGGTCTGGTCTTCCGGCCGACCGGCGAGGAGACGGTCCCCGGCACGCTGCCCGTCGACCGCCGTCCCACCGATGAGGAGATCGCCGCGCTGAACGCGGCGCTGCCGCACCAGCCGCGCCGCGTCGCCACCGTTCTGGCCGGAGCGCGCGAGCAGGCCGGCTGGTGGGGCAAGGGGCGCCCGGCCGACTGGGCCGACGCGGTCGAGTCCGCCCGTACGGTCGCCCGCGAGGCCGGCGTCGAACTCATCGTCCGCGCCGATCAGCACGCCCCGTGGCACCCGGGCCGCTGCGCCGCGCTGTACGCCACCGTGAACGGCGAGGAGACCCTCGTCGGCCACGCCGGCGAACTGCACCCGCGCGTCATCAAGGCGCTCGGGCTGCCGGAGCGCACCTGCGCGATGGAGGTCGAGCTCGACCTTCTCCAGCGGGCCGGTGAGGGCAGCCTGCGGGCCCCGCGGATCTCCACCTTCCCGGTGGCGACCCAGGACGTCGCGCTGGTCGTGTCCGAGGACGTGCCGACCGCCGAGGTCGAGAAGGTGCTGACCGAGGGCGCGGGTGAACTGCTGGAATCCATCCGGCTTTTCGATGTGTTTGTCGGGTCGCAGATCGGCGAGGGCAAGAAGTCCCTGGCGTACGCCCTGCGGTTCCGCTCCCCGGACCGGACGCTGACCGTCGAGGAGGCGTCGGCCGCCCGCGACGCCGCCGTCGCACTCGCCGCCGAGCGCACCGGGGCGGTGCTGCGCGGGGCCTGA
- a CDS encoding PLP-dependent aminotransferase family protein codes for MQERSSVAELANALKRELDRYSPGGKLPSSRVLVERYRVSPVTVSRALAQLAAEGLVVTRPGAGAYRAQPRTDTAPAPGDTSWQEVTLSADAATELVPRAVDASGVLATLAAPPPGVVEFNGGYLHASLQPERAMAAALARAGRRPGAWGRPPTDGLPELREWFARGLGDSIGAADVLITAGGQSALTTALRALAPPGAPVLVESPTYPGMLAIARAAGLRPVPVPVDSQGVRTELLAAAFKATGARVFVCQPLFQNPTGAVLSPERRSDVLRIAREAGAFVVEDDFARRMVHEDAGPLPRPLAADDHDGVVVHVSSLTKATSPSLRVGMLAARGPVLERLRAIHVVDTFFVPRPLQEAALELVGSPAWNRHLRAVAAELKARRDTMTAALRLGLPELSLPYIPSGGYHLWLRLPDGADEATLLAAALRAGVALAPGRPYFCAEPPAGHVRLSFAGVAGPAEIAEGVRRLRKACDEVLG; via the coding sequence ATGCAAGAGCGTAGCAGTGTGGCGGAATTGGCGAATGCCCTGAAGCGAGAGCTGGACCGCTACTCACCTGGTGGGAAGCTGCCGTCGAGCCGGGTGCTGGTCGAGCGGTACCGGGTCTCGCCGGTGACCGTCTCCCGCGCGCTCGCCCAGCTCGCCGCCGAGGGCCTGGTCGTCACCCGCCCCGGCGCAGGTGCGTACCGGGCGCAGCCGCGTACCGACACCGCCCCTGCGCCGGGGGACACCTCCTGGCAGGAGGTCACCCTCAGCGCGGACGCGGCCACCGAGCTGGTGCCGCGCGCCGTGGATGCCTCCGGGGTGCTGGCCACGCTGGCCGCGCCGCCGCCGGGCGTCGTGGAGTTCAACGGCGGCTATCTGCACGCCTCGCTCCAGCCGGAGCGGGCGATGGCCGCCGCGCTGGCCCGGGCGGGACGGCGGCCCGGGGCCTGGGGGCGGCCGCCCACCGACGGGCTGCCCGAACTGCGCGAGTGGTTCGCCCGCGGCCTCGGCGACAGCATCGGCGCGGCCGACGTACTGATCACGGCGGGCGGCCAGTCCGCGCTGACCACCGCCCTGCGCGCACTCGCACCGCCCGGCGCCCCCGTCCTCGTCGAGTCCCCCACCTACCCGGGCATGCTGGCCATCGCCCGCGCCGCCGGGCTGCGTCCTGTGCCGGTCCCGGTGGACTCCCAGGGAGTCCGTACGGAACTGCTCGCCGCCGCCTTCAAGGCCACCGGCGCCCGGGTCTTCGTCTGCCAGCCGCTCTTCCAGAACCCCACCGGCGCGGTGCTCTCGCCAGAACGCCGCTCCGACGTGCTGCGCATCGCGCGCGAGGCCGGAGCCTTCGTCGTCGAGGACGACTTCGCCCGTCGCATGGTCCACGAGGACGCGGGGCCCCTGCCGCGCCCGCTCGCCGCGGACGACCACGACGGCGTCGTCGTGCACGTCAGCTCGCTCACCAAAGCGACCTCGCCCAGCCTGCGGGTGGGCATGCTGGCGGCTCGCGGCCCGGTGCTTGAACGGTTGCGCGCCATCCATGTCGTCGACACCTTCTTCGTCCCCCGTCCCCTCCAGGAAGCGGCCCTGGAGCTGGTCGGCTCACCGGCCTGGAACCGCCATCTGCGTGCAGTGGCGGCCGAGTTGAAGGCCCGTCGCGACACCATGACCGCGGCGCTGCGCCTGGGACTGCCCGAGCTGTCCCTCCCGTACATCCCCTCCGGCGGCTACCACCTCTGGCTGCGCCTCCCTGACGGCGCGGACGAGGCCACCCTGCTCGCCGCGGCTCTGCGCGCGGGCGTGGCACTGGCACCCGGCCGTCCCTATTTCTGCGCCGAGCCTCCGGCCGGACATGTCCGGCTGAGCTTCGCGGGAGTGGCGGGCCCCGCAGAGATCGCCGAGGGTGTACGACGGCTGCGGAAGGCATGCGACGAGGTGCTGGGCTGA
- a CDS encoding NUDIX hydrolase — protein sequence MQWTNLSEQTVYENRWFRVNLADVVLPDGRHLDHFLIRLRPVAVATAVNRANEVLMLWRHRFITNSWGWELAAGVVEDGEDIEAAAAREMEEETGWRPGPLQHLLTVEPSNGLTDARHHLYWAEDATYIGHPEDDFESSRREWIPLKLVPDMIARGEVPAANMAAGLLMLHHLRLG from the coding sequence GTGCAGTGGACGAACTTAAGCGAACAAACCGTGTATGAAAACCGCTGGTTCAGGGTCAACCTCGCGGACGTCGTGCTCCCCGACGGCCGGCACCTGGACCATTTCCTCATCCGGCTCCGCCCGGTCGCCGTAGCGACAGCGGTCAACAGGGCCAACGAGGTGCTGATGCTCTGGCGGCACCGCTTCATCACCAACAGCTGGGGCTGGGAGCTCGCGGCGGGAGTCGTCGAGGACGGCGAGGACATCGAGGCCGCCGCGGCCCGCGAGATGGAGGAGGAGACAGGCTGGCGCCCCGGCCCCCTCCAGCACCTCCTGACCGTCGAACCGTCCAACGGCCTGACCGATGCCCGGCACCACCTCTACTGGGCCGAGGACGCCACGTACATCGGGCACCCCGAGGACGACTTCGAGTCCTCGCGCCGCGAGTGGATACCGCTCAAGCTGGTGCCCGACATGATCGCCCGCGGTGAGGTCCCGGCCGCCAACATGGCGGCCGGGCTGCTGATGCTCCACCATCTGCGGCTGGGCTGA